Proteins from one Pyrobaculum neutrophilum V24Sta genomic window:
- the dcd gene encoding dCTP deaminase, giving the protein MILANDELKRLISLGRLKVEPLAPDTVRENGLDLRIGGEYAIYAYEGAVVKPCELDSARPLFRVVKADEVVIPPRNFVLLTTEEYVKMPDDVVGLANLRSTLARYGLVIPPTVVDAGFEGNITIEVVNESPNTIVLRRGMRFLHLILVKAEGRALYSGTYQGQRGVTPPKGLRGEC; this is encoded by the coding sequence ATGATACTGGCCAACGACGAGCTTAAACGGCTTATATCGCTGGGGAGGCTCAAGGTGGAGCCTCTGGCGCCGGACACCGTGCGGGAGAACGGCCTCGACCTAAGAATTGGGGGGGAGTACGCCATCTACGCCTACGAGGGCGCCGTGGTTAAGCCCTGCGAGCTGGATTCCGCTAGGCCGCTCTTTAGGGTGGTCAAGGCAGACGAGGTGGTGATCCCCCCGCGGAACTTCGTCCTCTTGACGACGGAGGAGTACGTCAAAATGCCCGACGACGTGGTGGGCCTCGCCAACCTGCGCTCCACGCTGGCGCGGTACGGCTTAGTCATACCTCCCACCGTGGTAGACGCCGGCTTCGAGGGCAACATCACCATCGAGGTGGTGAACGAGTCGCCGAACACCATAGTGCTGAGGAGGGGGATGAGGTTCCTCCACCTGATACTAGTCAAGGCGGAGGGCCGCGCCCTCTACTCCGGCACTTACCAGGGGCAACGGGGCGTCACCCCGCCGAAGGGCCTCAGGGGCGAGTGCTAG
- a CDS encoding metallophosphoesterase family protein yields the protein MASVEALVDLLAKAREKTRSLVVEAEGRFTAVGDIHGDYRTLGQILEEWESPYLFLGDYVDRGDMGLEVVAEVLKLYVEGKAVVLRGNHESPVMNIEGGFLDELCEKIGSRCGAVYKEFEKTFASLPVAAVVNGKIVALHGGIPLKEDMTPASLEDLRRAGGDLVTPADPLVFQALWNDPCPCDTYAPSPRGPGAWLFGRKITKEFHAANDTAVLLRGHTYVPAGCAVHHGGAVVTVFTSAVGPYRKTKPKVAAVRQNVEVYDLSTKEPARCPEDPDLL from the coding sequence ATGGCGTCTGTAGAGGCCCTGGTCGACCTCCTGGCAAAGGCGAGGGAGAAGACGCGGAGTCTCGTGGTTGAGGCGGAGGGCCGCTTCACAGCCGTGGGCGATATCCACGGCGACTACAGAACTCTAGGCCAGATCCTCGAAGAGTGGGAAAGCCCCTACCTCTTCCTGGGGGACTACGTAGATAGGGGAGACATGGGCTTGGAGGTGGTCGCCGAGGTGCTCAAGCTCTACGTAGAGGGCAAGGCGGTTGTCCTCCGCGGCAACCACGAGTCGCCGGTTATGAACATCGAGGGGGGGTTCCTGGACGAGCTCTGCGAAAAAATCGGCAGTAGATGCGGCGCCGTCTACAAGGAGTTCGAGAAGACCTTCGCCTCGCTCCCAGTAGCTGCGGTGGTAAATGGGAAGATCGTGGCGCTACACGGCGGGATCCCGCTAAAGGAGGACATGACCCCCGCCTCCCTAGAGGACTTGAGGAGGGCGGGCGGAGACTTGGTGACCCCGGCGGACCCCCTAGTCTTCCAAGCCCTCTGGAACGACCCGTGCCCGTGCGACACATACGCGCCAAGCCCCCGGGGCCCAGGCGCGTGGCTCTTCGGCAGAAAAATCACGAAGGAGTTCCACGCGGCTAACGACACAGCCGTCCTCCTCAGGGGACACACATACGTGCCCGCCGGCTGCGCCGTACACCACGGCGGAGCCGTAGTCACCGTGTTTACATCGGCGGTGGGGCCGTACCGTAAGACAAAGCCGAAGGTGGCGGCCGTGCGGCAAAACGTCGAGGTCTACGACCTATCCACGAAGGAGCCAGCCCGGTGTCCAGAAGACCCCGACCTCCTCTAG
- a CDS encoding TatD family hydrolase, with translation MFDNHVHCHEFPREELEGYTREWTLVCVSDDLATSKRTAELRGAVRCVGIHPWQVDKAEPGDLEAVVRLAEKAEVPCVGEVGLDRRFVPQTFDKQREFFRAFLRLARELDLVVNVHAPDAWADVVEELRRADVDRALIHWYTGPLDLLETIRDLGYYISINPAVVIQKKHQEVAKVADRRIVLLESDGPYEYRGMRLAPPLINKTVEKLAELWESPRDQVVETVESNARRLWRL, from the coding sequence GTGTTTGACAACCACGTCCACTGTCACGAGTTTCCGAGGGAGGAGCTGGAGGGGTACACCAGGGAGTGGACTCTGGTCTGCGTCTCAGACGACCTAGCCACCTCGAAGAGGACCGCGGAGCTGAGGGGAGCCGTGCGTTGCGTGGGGATACACCCCTGGCAGGTGGACAAGGCCGAGCCGGGGGATCTAGAGGCTGTAGTCCGCCTCGCCGAAAAGGCGGAGGTGCCCTGCGTAGGCGAGGTGGGGCTAGACAGGAGGTTTGTCCCCCAGACGTTTGACAAACAGCGCGAGTTCTTCAGAGCCTTCCTAAGGCTGGCCAGGGAGCTCGACCTCGTGGTTAACGTCCACGCGCCGGATGCATGGGCCGACGTGGTGGAGGAGCTTAGGAGAGCCGACGTCGATAGGGCGTTGATACACTGGTACACAGGCCCCCTCGACCTACTGGAGACGATCAGAGACCTGGGCTACTACATCTCCATAAACCCAGCCGTGGTGATCCAGAAGAAGCACCAGGAGGTGGCGAAGGTTGCCGACAGACGGATCGTGTTGCTCGAAAGCGATGGGCCGTACGAGTACCGGGGGATGAGGCTGGCGCCCCCGCTGATAAACAAGACCGTGGAGAAGCTGGCGGAGCTCTGGGAATCGCCGAGGGATCAGGTGGTGGAGACCGTGGAGTCAAACGCCAGAAGGCTATGGCGTCTGTAG
- a CDS encoding chromosome partitioning ATPase: protein MYKSLILGVFGKGGVGKTTVSLALALSLKKAVVITTDPYPGLKELLPNPPNGIELVEISYEHLKQEWKKEFGKEAYELFRGVADVDEEFIEYLSSAPGLVEQYAVYRVMKERDRGHVVIWDTQAAPGAMSLIKAELEFYNHLNKAIFYWGKLKKLLSRDVNLEKIIKKWRDVAEFTLNSLKDTRTVIVANEDKLSLKVAESIANELKEFTDFRGFILNKLKSTKPIQLSGEVLAKIPELDNPSPESVSRFISPKLLDLLLR, encoded by the coding sequence GTGTACAAGAGTTTGATTCTCGGAGTTTTTGGAAAAGGTGGTGTTGGCAAGACAACCGTATCTTTGGCTTTAGCTCTTTCGCTCAAGAAGGCGGTTGTCATAACAACAGACCCTTACCCTGGGCTTAAGGAGCTCCTCCCCAACCCCCCTAACGGAATAGAGCTTGTTGAGATTAGCTATGAACATCTAAAGCAGGAATGGAAAAAGGAATTTGGAAAGGAAGCCTATGAACTTTTCAGAGGAGTCGCCGACGTCGACGAAGAGTTTATTGAATACCTTTCATCTGCCCCAGGCTTAGTTGAGCAATATGCTGTGTACAGGGTAATGAAAGAAAGGGATAGAGGCCATGTTGTTATATGGGACACGCAAGCGGCGCCTGGGGCGATGAGCCTTATAAAGGCCGAGCTCGAATTCTATAACCACCTGAATAAGGCTATATTCTACTGGGGCAAACTAAAGAAGCTTCTAAGCAGGGACGTCAATTTAGAAAAAATCATAAAAAAGTGGAGAGACGTAGCAGAGTTCACTTTAAATTCGCTGAAGGACACAAGAACAGTTATAGTAGCAAATGAAGACAAGCTTAGCCTTAAGGTTGCAGAGAGCATCGCTAACGAGCTGAAGGAGTTTACAGACTTTAGAGGTTTTATTCTCAACAAACTCAAGTCCACAAAACCCATCCAATTAAGCGGGGAAGTGCTAGCGAAAATACCTGAGCTAGATAATCCAAGTCCAGAATCGGTATCTCGATTCATTAGCCCAAAGCTCCTCGATTTGTTACTGCGCTAG
- a CDS encoding amino acid ABC transporter ATP-binding protein, which translates to MATIVSVENLYVAYGSQDVVKGVSLRVSQGEKIVIMGPSGSGKSTFLRSLIWLVKPREGRVVIDGLEVGPGTLREVRMRVGFVFQHYNLFPHLKVIQNIALPLVKIHNVPPQEALVRAREALRLVGLEDKADAYPLQLSGGQQQRVAIARALAKNPRVLMLDEPTSALDPELVEEVLQVLEDIARRGTTMLIVTHEVDFALDVADRVVFFEGGKIVEEGPVDILYNPKTERFRQFLKRLHKRMA; encoded by the coding sequence GTGGCTACGATCGTATCGGTGGAGAACCTATACGTGGCCTACGGAAGCCAGGACGTGGTGAAGGGGGTGAGCCTGAGGGTGTCCCAGGGGGAGAAGATCGTCATAATGGGCCCCTCGGGCTCCGGCAAGTCGACGTTTCTCAGATCCTTGATATGGCTGGTAAAGCCTAGAGAGGGGCGCGTTGTGATAGACGGGCTGGAGGTGGGGCCTGGGACGCTGAGGGAGGTGCGTATGAGGGTTGGGTTCGTCTTCCAGCACTACAACCTCTTCCCCCACCTCAAGGTCATCCAAAACATAGCACTCCCCCTCGTCAAAATACACAACGTGCCGCCCCAGGAGGCCCTGGTGAGAGCTAGGGAGGCCCTCCGCCTCGTGGGCCTTGAGGACAAGGCCGACGCCTATCCTCTACAGCTGTCGGGCGGCCAGCAGCAGAGGGTCGCCATCGCAAGAGCGCTGGCTAAAAACCCCAGAGTTTTGATGCTCGACGAGCCCACCTCAGCCCTCGACCCGGAGCTGGTGGAGGAGGTTCTGCAGGTGCTTGAGGATATAGCGCGCCGCGGCACCACCATGCTCATTGTCACACACGAGGTGGACTTCGCGCTTGACGTGGCAGACCGGGTGGTGTTTTTCGAAGGGGGGAAGATCGTCGAGGAGGGCCCCGTCGACATACTCTACAACCCCAAGACGGAGCGGTTCCGCCAGTTCCTCAAAAGGCTACACAAGCGCATGGCGTGA
- a CDS encoding amino acid ABC transporter permease: protein MALQDFIEALPYVAQGIPTTLSLALLSFTIGLLLGAVLLLVRLFLPRPLPWLASAYVEAFRGTPLLVQIFIIYFGVGGYLKDYGLNIDPFTAGVIALGLNSAAYQAEIFRSAVQAIPLEQYLTAEAYAFTKTQTFRYIILPQALRIALPALMNELVLLIKDSSLVAVIGVAPPDIFRRADYYAASKFTYFEAYLAAAVVYFIICYAMVKISHHIERKYAIPGYLRRGVI from the coding sequence GTGGCTCTCCAAGACTTTATAGAGGCGCTCCCCTACGTAGCCCAAGGTATACCGACGACGCTCTCCCTGGCTCTCCTCTCCTTCACAATAGGCCTCCTCCTCGGCGCAGTCCTGCTCCTCGTCCGGCTCTTCCTTCCGAGACCGCTGCCCTGGCTGGCCTCCGCGTACGTGGAGGCGTTCAGGGGTACGCCCCTCCTCGTCCAGATCTTCATAATATACTTCGGCGTAGGCGGCTACCTCAAAGACTACGGGCTAAACATCGACCCCTTCACGGCAGGCGTAATAGCCCTCGGCCTCAACAGCGCCGCCTACCAAGCCGAGATATTCCGCTCGGCTGTACAGGCGATACCGTTGGAGCAGTACCTAACCGCCGAGGCGTACGCCTTCACCAAAACCCAGACCTTCCGCTACATAATACTCCCGCAGGCGCTCAGGATTGCGCTACCGGCGCTCATGAACGAGCTCGTCCTACTGATAAAAGACTCCTCCCTCGTGGCCGTCATCGGCGTAGCCCCACCCGACATCTTCAGAAGGGCGGATTACTACGCCGCCTCCAAGTTCACATACTTCGAGGCGTATCTGGCGGCCGCAGTGGTGTACTTCATCATCTGCTACGCCATGGTCAAGATAAGCCACCACATAGAACGCAAATACGCAATACCCGGCTACCTGAGGAGAGGCGTAATATGA
- a CDS encoding putative metallopeptidase: MYRRLCDVEEDIRRAAARYGLRHLLGVEISVLYNPASRSRAVARIWGLGRIFQVAFGLRPGYVIELLPPFAQLGCEDRLRAVAHELAHVPDTASGSLRPHNKAFWRTYRSYLRLFKCDDFPSLTYV, encoded by the coding sequence GTGTACAGGAGGCTGTGCGACGTGGAGGAGGACATAAGGAGGGCGGCGGCTAGGTACGGGCTGAGACATCTACTCGGCGTGGAGATCTCCGTTCTCTACAACCCCGCCTCTAGGTCTAGGGCTGTGGCCAGGATCTGGGGCCTCGGGCGGATCTTCCAGGTAGCCTTCGGCTTGAGGCCTGGCTACGTCATAGAGCTTCTCCCTCCCTTCGCCCAGCTCGGGTGCGAGGACAGGCTTAGGGCTGTGGCCCACGAGCTGGCGCATGTGCCAGACACAGCCAGCGGCTCGCTGAGGCCGCACAACAAGGCCTTCTGGAGGACGTATAGGAGCTATCTACGGCTCTTTAAGTGCGACGACTTCCCCTCTCTAACCTATGTATAA
- a CDS encoding Glu/Leu/Phe/Val family dehydrogenase encodes MAHASWAYTISAFLENTILMVKRGVELANLPPEFFEMMARPQRILIVNIPVKMDNGRYEVFEGYRVQHNGALGPYKGGIRFHPEVTLADDIALATLMTLKNSLAGLPYGGAKGAVRVDPKRLSPRELEELSRGYARAIAPLIGETVDIPAPDVGTNAQIMAWMVDEYSKLRGYNVPAVFTSKPPQLWGNPVREYATGFGVAVAAREMARRLWGGIEGRTVAVQGAGNTGAWAAYWLEKMGAKVVAISDSKGSVVNKSGIPAEDIIKIYRAKAQTRDRSVLELDGEKSKDPSLPLYMDVDIVVPAAIENVIRLDNAKLVKAKLVVEGANGPTTPEAEKALYERGTLVVPDILANAGGVIMSYLEWVENLQWFIWDEEETRKRLESIMANNVARVYNRWQSEKGWTMRDAAIVTALERIYNAMKLRGWI; translated from the coding sequence ATGGCTCACGCCAGTTGGGCCTACACAATAAGCGCATTCCTTGAAAACACCATCCTCATGGTCAAACGCGGCGTAGAGCTTGCCAACCTGCCTCCGGAGTTCTTCGAGATGATGGCTAGACCCCAGCGCATACTCATCGTCAACATACCTGTCAAGATGGACAACGGCCGGTACGAGGTTTTCGAGGGCTATAGGGTGCAACACAACGGCGCGCTTGGCCCCTACAAGGGAGGCATACGTTTCCACCCAGAGGTCACCCTAGCCGACGACATAGCGCTGGCCACCCTCATGACTCTGAAAAACAGCCTCGCCGGCCTCCCCTACGGCGGAGCTAAAGGCGCCGTGCGCGTAGACCCAAAGAGGCTCTCCCCCAGAGAGCTGGAGGAGCTCTCAAGAGGCTACGCCAGAGCCATAGCCCCCCTCATAGGCGAGACCGTGGATATCCCCGCCCCAGACGTCGGCACAAACGCCCAGATCATGGCGTGGATGGTTGACGAGTACTCGAAGCTCAGGGGGTACAACGTGCCGGCGGTATTTACCTCGAAGCCTCCTCAGCTCTGGGGGAACCCAGTGAGGGAGTACGCGACGGGATTCGGCGTCGCGGTGGCCGCCAGAGAGATGGCCAGAAGGCTGTGGGGAGGCATCGAGGGCAGAACCGTGGCTGTCCAAGGCGCTGGAAACACCGGCGCGTGGGCGGCCTACTGGCTTGAGAAGATGGGCGCGAAGGTGGTGGCGATCTCGGACTCCAAAGGGTCTGTGGTTAACAAGTCGGGGATCCCCGCCGAGGACATCATAAAGATATATAGAGCGAAGGCCCAGACGAGAGATAGGTCTGTGCTGGAGCTGGACGGCGAGAAGAGCAAGGACCCGAGCCTCCCGCTGTATATGGACGTGGACATAGTGGTCCCAGCCGCCATCGAGAACGTGATTAGGCTAGACAACGCCAAGCTCGTAAAAGCGAAGCTCGTCGTGGAGGGCGCCAACGGCCCCACGACGCCCGAGGCGGAGAAGGCGCTCTACGAGAGGGGGACCTTGGTGGTGCCCGACATCTTGGCGAACGCAGGCGGGGTAATCATGTCTTACCTAGAGTGGGTGGAGAACCTCCAGTGGTTCATATGGGATGAGGAGGAGACGAGGAAAAGGCTGGAGTCCATAATGGCCAACAACGTGGCTCGGGTCTACAACAGGTGGCAGTCGGAGAAGGGGTGGACGATGCGGGACGCCGCGATAGTGACCGCGCTTGAGAGGATATACAACGCCATGAAGCTCAGAGGTTGGATCTAG
- a CDS encoding ATP-dependent glucokinase, translated as MAERYLGVDIGATWTRVLLVDREGRVLRRAKFRTGVDPAAQVVEAVSGWEFDAVGVGSIGPLDLRSGWVVNSPNSPARRFPLVEPLKALGKPVAVANDCVAAVWGERVFKYGVENMVYVTLSTGVGVGAIVDGTLLLGKDGNAHELGHAVIQFMEGRRCGCGGRGHFEAYVGGAHIPSLYRELTGDDPLDPAEIFRRYREGEERARRFVDLWLEALAAGLATVAAAYDPELLIMGGSIALNNWDLISREVPRRLRAYLGVRPPELLQASFGDDEVAVGAAALVYKVPESLRRFGYPR; from the coding sequence ATGGCGGAGAGATACCTCGGAGTCGACATAGGGGCGACCTGGACGCGGGTTCTCCTGGTAGATAGGGAGGGCCGGGTCCTGAGGAGGGCCAAGTTTAGAACCGGCGTAGATCCGGCGGCTCAGGTTGTTGAGGCCGTCTCGGGGTGGGAGTTCGACGCGGTGGGGGTGGGCTCCATAGGGCCTCTCGACTTACGGAGCGGCTGGGTTGTGAATTCCCCAAACTCGCCGGCGAGGCGTTTTCCGCTCGTCGAGCCTCTTAAGGCGTTGGGAAAGCCGGTGGCCGTGGCTAACGACTGCGTAGCTGCCGTCTGGGGCGAGCGCGTGTTTAAATACGGCGTGGAGAACATGGTTTACGTCACGCTGTCGACGGGGGTGGGAGTTGGGGCAATCGTCGACGGCACTCTGCTCCTCGGGAAAGACGGGAACGCCCACGAGCTGGGCCACGCCGTGATCCAGTTCATGGAGGGGAGGCGGTGCGGATGTGGGGGGCGTGGACACTTCGAGGCGTATGTAGGCGGCGCCCACATACCCTCTCTCTACCGCGAGCTTACTGGGGACGACCCGCTGGACCCCGCCGAGATCTTCAGAAGATACAGAGAGGGGGAGGAGAGGGCAAGGCGGTTCGTAGATCTCTGGCTTGAGGCCCTTGCAGCTGGCTTAGCCACAGTAGCCGCGGCCTACGACCCCGAGCTACTTATCATGGGGGGATCCATAGCCTTGAACAACTGGGACTTGATAAGCCGGGAGGTGCCGAGGAGGCTCAGGGCTTATCTGGGCGTGAGGCCGCCGGAGCTTCTCCAGGCCTCCTTTGGCGACGACGAGGTTGCCGTGGGGGCCGCCGCGCTTGTGTATAAAGTCCCCGAGAGCTTGAGGAGGTTTGGATACCCGAGGTAG
- a CDS encoding uL15m family ribosomal protein yields MVRRFKRAVKYRRGSRTHGWGRVGQHRKSGGSGGKGMVGFHKHKWSLVMKYGESGTGWPFYGKHGFKQPQAISIEWRPINVGTLAEVVRGLKREGRVKEEGGRYVVNLVELGFNKLLGGGDVDLPIVVYTPAASRSAVEKIEKAGGEVRIVPAVHR; encoded by the coding sequence ATGGTTCGGCGTTTTAAACGCGCAGTGAAATACAGACGCGGTAGCAGGACACACGGCTGGGGTAGGGTGGGACAGCATAGGAAGAGCGGCGGCTCCGGCGGCAAGGGCATGGTGGGGTTCCACAAACATAAGTGGTCTCTAGTTATGAAATACGGCGAGAGCGGAACGGGCTGGCCCTTCTACGGTAAACACGGGTTTAAGCAGCCACAAGCCATATCTATAGAGTGGAGGCCTATCAACGTGGGGACCCTCGCCGAGGTCGTCAGAGGGCTCAAGAGGGAGGGCCGCGTGAAGGAGGAGGGCGGGCGCTACGTGGTGAACCTCGTAGAGCTTGGCTTCAACAAGCTACTGGGTGGAGGCGACGTGGATCTGCCGATCGTGGTGTACACGCCGGCGGCGAGTAGATCAGCCGTTGAGAAGATAGAAAAAGCCGGAGGAGAGGTCAGGATCGTCCCCGCCGTCCATAGGTGA
- the secY gene encoding preprotein translocase subunit SecY, with product MDFLTLIPTVSRPPGRVPLSRRLFWTAVVATVYILMTITPLYGVRTQQEGTHAAQQLLSIIFGTAYGTLAHLGIGPIVIAGILLEVFAFSGLLNLDLNKREDRLKFTLLLKWVALGIAALEATAYVLSGQFGQVGPVAGFLIVVQLLVATVIIILLDDLMSKGWGIGSAISLIIFLGVTRQIFLSLFSWDVVTDVHNQTHVVGLIPALGAALYDLFARGDAAPLVNLINRPVFLPGQPTPTYLPDLFGLLSTVLLGYIILYLEMMKVNIPVTAGQYRGIKFNIPLRFVYVSVLPIIFTTYSLLLVGQMLFPLSRDNPVIGAVVSVVFPPHRYFFDVPLLVAHFLIYVALATAFAWVWVQLAGLSAEDQARQFTQSQLHVPGFRQSEKILAKLLERPINALTVISGFVAGAFAALGNILGVWGGGTGLILLVEIALQYYALVMREQIMEMYPGLKDVLGR from the coding sequence ATGGATTTCCTGACGCTTATTCCCACAGTCTCAAGGCCACCTGGCAGAGTTCCCCTCTCTCGGAGGCTTTTCTGGACGGCCGTCGTAGCGACCGTCTATATACTGATGACGATTACGCCGCTTTACGGCGTACGAACTCAACAGGAGGGGACCCACGCAGCTCAGCAACTACTCTCCATAATATTCGGCACAGCATACGGCACCTTGGCCCACTTGGGCATCGGCCCTATCGTAATCGCGGGCATCCTTCTAGAGGTGTTCGCCTTCTCCGGCCTGCTGAACCTCGACCTCAACAAGCGCGAGGACCGCCTCAAGTTTACTCTACTGCTCAAGTGGGTGGCCTTGGGCATAGCGGCGCTGGAGGCAACCGCGTATGTACTCAGCGGGCAGTTTGGGCAGGTGGGGCCTGTCGCCGGCTTCCTCATAGTTGTCCAGCTCTTGGTAGCGACCGTGATCATAATCCTCCTCGACGACCTAATGTCGAAGGGCTGGGGCATCGGTAGCGCCATAAGTCTCATAATCTTCCTCGGCGTAACCCGCCAGATCTTCCTAAGTCTCTTCTCGTGGGACGTGGTGACCGACGTGCATAACCAGACGCACGTGGTCGGCTTAATCCCCGCGCTTGGGGCGGCGCTCTACGACTTGTTTGCAAGGGGGGACGCGGCTCCTCTGGTAAATCTGATAAATAGGCCGGTGTTTCTACCGGGGCAACCGACACCCACGTATCTTCCGGACCTCTTCGGACTTCTGTCAACCGTGCTCCTCGGCTACATAATCCTCTACCTGGAGATGATGAAGGTGAACATCCCGGTGACCGCTGGGCAGTACAGAGGGATCAAGTTCAACATACCGCTTAGGTTCGTCTACGTGTCTGTGCTACCGATTATCTTCACCACGTATTCGCTCCTTCTGGTCGGCCAGATGCTTTTCCCGCTTAGCCGGGACAATCCCGTGATCGGGGCCGTGGTCAGCGTCGTGTTTCCACCCCACCGCTACTTTTTCGACGTCCCGCTTCTGGTGGCCCACTTCTTGATCTATGTGGCGTTGGCAACCGCCTTCGCCTGGGTGTGGGTCCAGCTGGCTGGGCTAAGCGCCGAGGATCAAGCGAGGCAGTTTACCCAATCCCAACTCCACGTGCCTGGCTTTAGGCAGAGCGAGAAGATTCTGGCCAAGCTACTGGAGAGGCCTATCAACGCGTTGACTGTAATTAGCGGGTTTGTGGCAGGCGCCTTCGCGGCGCTGGGCAACATACTGGGGGTCTGGGGAGGCGGCACTGGGCTTATACTTCTCGTCGAGATCGCGCTTCAGTACTACGCCCTAGTCATGAGGGAACAGATCATGGAGATGTACCCAGGTCTGAAGGACGTACTGGGAAGATAG
- a CDS encoding putative RNA uridine N3 methyltransferase: MSFSIAVPHDFLLEAPDEAGKVRKLGYLARAAAIFRVEEVVIYHYGEPLREEIDFAKTILEYMVTPPYLRRRVYKLDRRLRLAGLLPPLKIPSHTVPREPAVGEIREGVVERWDGYYSLVYIGGGRYAKIPRPYPIGTRLLVKIEAPTGRPDTYRASVYRGAPPNYWGFRVEVRSLRELAEGFDAVVLTGREGRSICEVKPRLGRRTLVVFGGPRKGVDEIYREEGVEMPGELINFVPGQGVETIRTEEAVFIVLSVLNLRRC, translated from the coding sequence GTGTCTTTTTCCATCGCCGTACCCCACGACTTTCTTTTGGAGGCGCCGGACGAGGCGGGTAAGGTCAGGAAGCTTGGCTACCTGGCGAGGGCGGCGGCTATATTTAGGGTGGAGGAGGTCGTTATATACCACTACGGCGAACCTCTGAGGGAGGAGATAGACTTCGCCAAGACCATCCTCGAGTATATGGTCACGCCTCCCTACCTCCGTAGGAGGGTGTATAAGCTCGACAGAAGACTTAGGCTGGCCGGCCTCCTGCCGCCTCTGAAGATCCCCAGCCACACCGTGCCGCGTGAGCCCGCGGTTGGGGAGATCCGCGAGGGAGTGGTGGAGAGGTGGGACGGGTACTACTCGCTTGTCTACATCGGTGGGGGGAGGTACGCCAAGATCCCTAGGCCGTACCCCATAGGCACGCGCCTCCTCGTCAAGATAGAGGCGCCCACTGGGCGGCCCGACACCTACAGAGCTTCGGTGTACAGGGGCGCCCCGCCTAACTACTGGGGCTTCAGAGTGGAGGTTAGGTCTCTACGGGAGCTCGCCGAGGGTTTCGACGCGGTTGTGTTGACGGGGAGAGAGGGCAGGTCGATCTGTGAGGTGAAGCCTAGGCTTGGCAGAAGGACTCTTGTGGTGTTTGGGGGGCCTAGGAAGGGCGTAGACGAGATCTATAGGGAGGAGGGGGTCGAGATGCCGGGGGAGTTGATAAACTTCGTGCCGGGCCAGGGGGTTGAAACCATTAGGACCGAGGAGGCCGTCTTCATAGTGCTGTCTGTTTTGAACTTGAGGAGGTGCTAG